The genomic interval GATGGTGCTCTCGCCCTTCATCTGGAGGGTAAGCCCAACGAGACAGGTCTGTCGCTGAAGGTTGACTGGATTGAGATAACATCATTTGCCGGCAAGATGGAGACCTGTATGTATGCTGGAGCGGAGAAAGAGCCAGACGGCAAACTGAAGGGATGGACGCTGTTCCCTGAGCAGGAGTGGCTTGACAAGTCGGTCTTCGCCGTTAAGCAGGACACGCGTCTGCTTTCAGAGTATATCGTGCCACTTGGCATTGACTTTCTTATCCAGCTGGGCGAGAAGCACAACCTGAAGCCAGAGGATGTTGACTGGTTCCTGCCTCATCTGTCGTCGATGATGTTCAAGGATGTCATCCTGCAACAGTCTAAGGAGCGCGGATACTACATTCCTGAGGAGAAATGGTTCGTTAACCTGCCTCATGTGGGCAACATCGCATCAGCATCGGCTTTTGCCATGATTGAAGAGCTGTTGTACTCTGGCAAACTGGAGAAGGGACAGAAGATTCTTCTCATGGTACCCGAGAGTGCCCGCTTCTCTTATTGCTACTGCCTGTTGACAGTATGCTAATAGCCATATCGGCAAACCTATAGATAAATACTATGAAAGTAGAAGACGTTCCCCAAGACAGAAAATACCTGAAGGAAAGTGATGTGGTTCGCAATGTCGATTATGCCATTGACAGCGAAGGCCACTATCGTGCTGTCAGCAGCGTAGGGTGGGAGGTTAAGAACGACGCTCTTGAACTGGCTCTTGACGAGGTTGATGAGCGATGTCAAGAGATACTCGAGAAGATACGCCGTGGCGAGAGCAGTCCGCTGGAATATCATGCTGAGAAGAACCTCATGCCAATAGACCTGCTGTCAGACTATTCCGGTTACTCGAAGCGCACCATCCGTAAGCATTTCGACCCCAAAGTATTTGCAAAGCTCGATGAACAGACGCTCGGCGTTTATGCTGAGGTGTTGCGCATCTCTGTTGAGGAACTGAAAAGCATACCCGATTAGAATGGAACTGAACTTAACTCATCAGTCGGCGGCACATTGCGAGAATGGTGCCATCTCTACACTCTTGAGATACTATGGAATCCACTTGTCAGAGCCAATGATCTTTGGTTTGGCAAGTGGACTGTTTTTCACACACATGCCCTTCGTTAAGATGTCGGGCATGCCTGTGACAGCCTTCCGCACTTTCCCTGGCGTGTTGTTCAATCGCATAACGAAGATGCTAGGCATAAAGACTGCCACTCGCCGCTATTTTAGTAAGCTTCATGCCATGCGCGACCTTGACCGTCTTATCCTTGAGAAAAATACTCCTGTCGGATGTGTCGTGGGCATGTACTATCTGCCCTACATGCCAATAGAATACCGTTTCCATTTCAATGGCCACAATATCTGTGTCATTGGCAGGGACGAGACCACTGGCGACTATACCGTGCTTGATTCTAACGCTACACAGAAGGTTACGATAGGCGCCCGGGACCTGTTGAGAGTGCGTTTCGCCAAAGGTGGCACCTATCCACTCATGGGACAGATGTACTGGATAAATTCAGTACCTGAGAAGTTGCCCGACATGAAGCCGCTTATCCTGAAGTCGATAAAGAAGACATGCCGTAACATGACCTCGCAGCCAAAGTTCATCAAGTTTGCGGGTACTAATGGCATCATATATCTCTCCCAGAGAATACGCACATGGGAGAAGACCATGGGCAAGCGTCGTGCACAGCTTAACCTTGCACAGATAATAAGAATGCTCGAAGAGATAGGCACAGGTGGCGCAGGCTTCCGCTTCATCTATGGCGCTTTCCTTCAGGAGGCTTCTGAGATTACGGGGATACGCAGATTTAACGACTACTCTAAGCGCATAACAGAGATTGGCGACCTGTGGCGTGATTTCGCCTACAAGGCATCAAGAATATTCAAGAAGCGTGAGGGAGAGAAATATACCTATGATGACCTTGGCGACGTGCTTCAGAAGATAGGAGAAATGGAACGTGAGTTTTTCTTGGATCTTGAGAAATATGTTGACAGTTTTGAAAAGTGAATAGATTATTATTAACATTCTTGCTGGCGATTTGTTGGTTAAGCGGCTATTCGGCAAAGCTGACACCCTACATACCGAAGGAGAATCCATTGGGCATAGGAGTAATCGTTTGCCCGGGCGGAAGCTACTTCTGGCTCGACAAGGAGATTGAAGGCTTTTATGTTGCCGAATGGCTCTGCCAGAACGGCATAGCGGCTTTCGTCCTTGAGTACAGTCATGGTGGATGGGGAGCCTTTGCCTATCACCTGAGGACTAAAGGCCGTACTTTCCCCGCAGGATTCAACGATTTGTCAAACACCCTTGACAGCGTGAGGGCTCATGCTGCCGACTATGGCATTCGTCCTGAGAGGGTAGGGTGCATGGGTTTCTCGGCTGGCGGACATCTTGTAATGCATGCAGCAGAGCAGCTGGCAGGAACGTCGAAGAGTCCCTCGTTTGTTGCGCCCATGTATCCTGTGGTGTCCATGACCCATCCCTGCACCCATAAGCGTTCGCGCCGCGGACTCCTTGGCGAGTTTCCCAAGCGCAGCATGAAAGACTCGCTCTCGCTTGAAAACCATGTGCCAGACAACTGTGCGCCTGTTTTCCTTATGAACTGCGATGACGACCCTGTGGTTAACTACTACAATTCAGTACTTCTCGACTCAGCACTTACAGCTCATGGCGTTCCTCATCAGTATGAGCACTATCGCACAGGCGGTCATGGCTTCGGCTCTTCGGCAGAGATGACTACTCCTGAGGCTATACAGTGGAAGGAGCGGTTCCTTGATTGGATAAAGAGACTGTTTGAAAAATAAGTAATAAATGATGATAATGGCATAACAGAGATGCATAAATTCTTCCTTGGCATATTTGACTATCTTCAGAAACGTCGTCGCCTCTGCATGGGACTCATGACCCTGTTCATAGGACTACTTGTAGTGATGATGTCCACTCTGAAGTATAATGAGAATATCTATGACTTCCTGCCTGTCAGCGGCAATGAACAGAAAGCCATAACACTCTATCAGGACATCACAGGTGGTCAGCGCATCGTGGCCATGTTCTCTATGGCCGACAGCGCTTCTGCCGACGTGGACTTGATGACAGCCGCTGTCGATACCTTTGCCAATAAGATTGAGACTGGCTATGGCAAGCGCCACATCAGCGAGATAACCACACAGGTGGATTTCGAGAAGATTGCCGGCATAACCGATTTTATCTATCAGAACATGCCGTTCATGCTCACCGATTCCGACTATGTGCGCATGGAACAGCAGCTTGTATCTCCAGAATTTGTTGACCAGCAGCTGTCTCACGATGTTGAGATGATTATGATGCCTGCCACGGGCTTCTTCTCGTCGAGCATCACCAATGACCCTCTGGGACTTTTCTCTCCTGTCATGCAGCGTCTGCAGTCCAAGCAGTCGTCAATGCCGTTTGAGATAGAGAATGGTTATATCTTCACTCCTGGGCGCAAGTATGCCATAGTCATGCTTACCTCGCCTTATGGCTCAATGGAGTCGGCCAACAACAGCCAGCTCGTGGAATATGTTGACAGCTGTGCTGCGCTCACCATGCAGGCTGTGCCAGGCGTTGCTGTAGCTACAACAGGCTCGCCAGTCATTGCCGTGGGCAATGCCGTTCAGATTAAGAGCGACAGCCAGTGGGCTATCTCCATTGCTGTCACCCTCATCCTTACTCTCCTTGTCTTCTCGTTCCGCAGGGTGAAGAACCTCCTGCTGATAGGCTTCGCCATCATTTTCGGTTGGCTCTTCGCCATGGGCTTCATTGCTGTTATGCGTAGCGATGTGTCGCTCATAGTTCTTGGCATAGGCTCAATCATCATAGGCATTGCCGTTAACTATCCGCTTCACTTCATTGCCCACACCGATCATGGCGGCACCATTCGCGATGTGCTCAAGGAAATGATAGCTCCGCTGCTCATAGGAAACATTACCACCGTGGGCGCTTTCGCCAGCTTGATGCCGCTAAATGCGCCAGCCTTGCGCGACCTTGGTCTCTTCGCAGCCTTCATGCTCGTGGGCACCATTCTGTTCGTGCTCATCTTCTTGCCCCATCTGGTAAAGCAACGCTCTGAAGCAGTAGAGGAGCGTCTCACGTTTGGCAAGCTCTCTACAGCCTCGCCTGAGCGTCATCGTTGGCTGTTGTGGATAATCTTTGCGTTGACCATCGTCTTGGGTTATTTCAGCCTCGGCATCTCCTTCGATACCAACATGCATCACATCAATTACATGACTGATGAGCAGAAGGCGTTGTTGTCTGATTTGCAGGCATCGGCAGGGCTCAACGATACTTCGAATGTGTATATCGTTACCGAGGGCGATACGTGGGATGAGGCTTTGAGTCGTCGCGCTCAGCTGTCGGCCGTTCTTGACAGTCTGAAGCAACAGCAGCAGCTGAACAAGTTTACCGATGTCACCACCTATGTCTGTTCCATGGACGAACAGCAGCACAGGCTCCAGCTCTGGAACAATTTCTGGGCTAAACATCGCCAGCAGGTGCTGTCGTCAATAAGCAGCCGTGCTCCTGAGTATGGCTTCAGCGACGATGCTTTCACGGGCTTTGCCGAGATAGTATCTGCCGATTACAGTCCTCAGCCTTTTGAACATTTCGACATAGTGCGTTCTGTACTTCTCACCAGTTCGTTCAGCAATAGCACGGGTGCTTGTTCTGTTGTCGATGTCATTGACGCGAGCAACAAAGACCGCGAGCATCTTGAGGCTGTGCTTAACAGCTCTGCTGAAGAGAAAGTCTATGCCTTCGACTTCATGGGAATGAACGGCGCTGTAGCCAAGTCGCTTTCCGACGACTTCAACTACATCGGCTTCGCCTGCGGATTCATAGTATTCCTGTTCCTCTGGCTGTCATTCGGCCGACTGGAGCTTAGCCTTCTGGCGTTCCTGCCAATGGCCATGGGCTGGCTGTGGATATTGGGACTGATGTATCTCTTTGGCATGCAGTTCAATATCGTTAATGTCATCCTTGCCACCTTTATCTTCGGTCAGGGCGATGACTATACAATATTCATTACCGACGGACTCCTCAACGAGTATGCCTACAAGAAGAAACTCCTGCCGTCGTTCAAAAACAGCATCATTATCTCTGCCCTTATCATGTTCATAGGCATTGGCTCGCTCATAGTGGCTAAGCATCCTGCTCTCCACTCGCTGGCCGAGGTAACCATCGTGGGCATGCTCACCGTTGTGCTGATGGCATGGATAGTGCCTCCGTTCATCTTCGGATGGCTTGTAAGGAACCAGGGCAAGACTCGTCCTGAACCTGTGACCATTGAACATATAGTCCGCACATTCTATAGCGCTGTGGTCTATCTGTTCGAGCTTAGTTATGGCTGTGTTCTCGGCCTTCTGTCAAGGCTTGTGCCTATGAATGCAGCCAAGCGTGAGGCATGGTTCCATCGTGTAATTGAGAAATCAATGCGTGCCGATGTCAATAACATCTGGGGCGTCAAGTTCCATGTGCGCAACGATGTAGGCGAGGACTTCAGCCGTGGCAGCGTGATGATTTGCAACCACCAGTCCATGCTTGACCCTATCTACGTGCTGTCGCTTAACCCTAAGATTATCGTTATGGTGGGTGGAAAGGTGTGGCGCAACCCTATAGTGAACACCATGTTCCGCCTGTCGCGCTTCATTAATGCCGACGCTCCTATCGAGGTGCTGCAGGAGAAGGTAAGCCGTGCCGTTGCCGACGGATATAATGTGCTGATATTCCCTGAAGGCCGTCGTACCGACGATCATGTGGCTCGTTTCCACCGTGGAGCCTTCCATCTGGCTCAGTTGGCAGATGCCGACCTTCTGCCGCTCTATCTCCACGGCGCAGGCCATGTGATGCCGAAGGGTAGTGGCATCGCCTCGCGTGGTGTGGTAACCATTGAGATAGGCAAGCGCATACCAGCCTCTGAATTGAGCCGTTATGGTGCAACGCCTATGGATATGGCCCACAACTTCCATGAGATTTATGTGGAACGCTACGCGCAGATGAAGCGTGAGATAGAGACAACCCACTATTTCCATCATTACCTCATCTCGAAATACACCTACAAGGGTATTGGCGTAGAGAAGGAGACACGCCGATTGCTCAAGCGTTTCGACGATTTCAGTAGGTGGATTGACGGTAGCTGTGATGCTGAAGAGGTGAGCATAGTCAATGCCGGTAGAGGCCAGTTCTCGCTAATGTTTGCCCTTGTCCATCCTGATGTGACAGTCCATTCCTATGCTACCGATGCCGACGATGCCGCCATTCTCGATGCCTGTGAACCTAAGCCCTCGAACCTTCGCGTATATTGTGTGGATAGCGTTGAGACTGCGCTGAAGAGCGCTGGCAATAGCAAGGTGATAGATGTGGAAGAGGTGAGAGGTTAGATTGATAAACCAAAAACATAAATATATATGAACAACGATTTCGAAGACATTCGCCCATATACCGATGCGGAGATACCTGCAGCGATGGAGCGCATAGCTGAGAGCCAGGTATTGCCCCTGTTGGCATCCTATGTTTGTCCTGAGCTTCCGCTCGATGATGTGAAGAAGCTGCTTCTCAGCTTTAAGACGGTCAATGATTTCCAGTATGGACTGATGCATCGTGTCAACGAACAGATTATTCGTCAGAGCATCAGCGAGTTTACCTTCGGTGGTGGCGAGGACCTGAAGAAGGATGTGCCTTATCTCTTCGTGAGCAACCATCGTGACATCATGCTCGATGCCTCTCTGCTTCAGAACGTGCTTGCCGACATGGGCTTGCGAACCTCTCAGATAACCTTTGGCGCCAACCTGATGATGAACCCGCTGGTCATCGATATTGGCAAGTCAAACAAGATGTTCCGAGTGGAGCGTCCCGGAGGCAGCATCAAGGACTTCTACAAGAGTTCCATGCACCTGTCTGAATATATCCGCCACGTCATCAGCGACCAGAACGAGTCTGTGTGGATAGCTCAGCGCAACGGCCGCACCAAGGATGGCAACGATCTCACCGACCAGGGCATCATCAAGATGTTCTGCATGAGTCTGGCTGAGGACAAGATAGCTGCACTCGACAATCTCCACATTGCTCCTGTGTCTGTGTCCTATGAATGGGAGTCGTGCGACATCCTGAAAGCCATCGAGCTTTACGAGAGCCAGAACGTGAAGTACATCAAGAAGCCTGGCGAGGACCTTAACAGCATTCTCACCGGCATACTGCAGCCCAAGGGGCGTGTTCACTTCCAGTTCTGTCCTGTACTGCGTCGTGAGGAGCTCCTCCAGTTCAACGACAGCACCAACAACGACTATCACAAGCAGGTGGCACAGCTCATTGACGAGCGCATTCAGAGTGCCTACCGTCTGTGGCCCAACAACTTTATTGCTCACGACATGCTCTACGGTCAGCAGCGCTTCGTTGACCGTTATACAAAGGAAGAGAAGGCAGCCTTCGAACAGCATCTCACCAAGCTCGACCATTACGACAGCGATCTTGGCGTGCTGAAAGACATTCTCCTCGGCATTTATGCCAACCCCGTTAAGAACAAGCTGAAGTATCTCACCCCTGACCTCTCACCTCTCATCCCTCACCTCTAACCTCTAACCACTAAAAGAATATGAAAGAAAAGATAAAGACCCTCCTTGAGGATGTTTTACCATTAGTAGATTTCGATTCCGATTTCCTCTTCTCCGAGTTAGACTCGCTTGGCGTGACAACCATCCTCATGACCCTTGCCGCCGAATACAACATTGAGCTCGAGGCCGTAGATGCTACGCCAAAGAACCTCAAGTCGCTCGACAGCAT from Prevotella sp. E13-27 carries:
- a CDS encoding BtrH N-terminal domain-containing protein, yielding MELNLTHQSAAHCENGAISTLLRYYGIHLSEPMIFGLASGLFFTHMPFVKMSGMPVTAFRTFPGVLFNRITKMLGIKTATRRYFSKLHAMRDLDRLILEKNTPVGCVVGMYYLPYMPIEYRFHFNGHNICVIGRDETTGDYTVLDSNATQKVTIGARDLLRVRFAKGGTYPLMGQMYWINSVPEKLPDMKPLILKSIKKTCRNMTSQPKFIKFAGTNGIIYLSQRIRTWEKTMGKRRAQLNLAQIIRMLEEIGTGGAGFRFIYGAFLQEASEITGIRRFNDYSKRITEIGDLWRDFAYKASRIFKKREGEKYTYDDLGDVLQKIGEMEREFFLDLEKYVDSFEK
- a CDS encoding 1-acyl-sn-glycerol-3-phosphate acyltransferase, producing MNNDFEDIRPYTDAEIPAAMERIAESQVLPLLASYVCPELPLDDVKKLLLSFKTVNDFQYGLMHRVNEQIIRQSISEFTFGGGEDLKKDVPYLFVSNHRDIMLDASLLQNVLADMGLRTSQITFGANLMMNPLVIDIGKSNKMFRVERPGGSIKDFYKSSMHLSEYIRHVISDQNESVWIAQRNGRTKDGNDLTDQGIIKMFCMSLAEDKIAALDNLHIAPVSVSYEWESCDILKAIELYESQNVKYIKKPGEDLNSILTGILQPKGRVHFQFCPVLRREELLQFNDSTNNDYHKQVAQLIDERIQSAYRLWPNNFIAHDMLYGQQRFVDRYTKEEKAAFEQHLTKLDHYDSDLGVLKDILLGIYANPVKNKLKYLTPDLSPLIPHL
- a CDS encoding acyl carrier protein — translated: MKEKIKTLLEDVLPLVDFDSDFLFSELDSLGVTTILMTLAAEYNIELEAVDATPKNLKSLDSIVKMVETKLAEKK
- a CDS encoding alpha/beta hydrolase; translation: MNRLLLTFLLAICWLSGYSAKLTPYIPKENPLGIGVIVCPGGSYFWLDKEIEGFYVAEWLCQNGIAAFVLEYSHGGWGAFAYHLRTKGRTFPAGFNDLSNTLDSVRAHAADYGIRPERVGCMGFSAGGHLVMHAAEQLAGTSKSPSFVAPMYPVVSMTHPCTHKRSRRGLLGEFPKRSMKDSLSLENHVPDNCAPVFLMNCDDDPVVNYYNSVLLDSALTAHGVPHQYEHYRTGGHGFGSSAEMTTPEAIQWKERFLDWIKRLFEK
- a CDS encoding 1-acyl-sn-glycerol-3-phosphate acyltransferase; amino-acid sequence: MHKFFLGIFDYLQKRRRLCMGLMTLFIGLLVVMMSTLKYNENIYDFLPVSGNEQKAITLYQDITGGQRIVAMFSMADSASADVDLMTAAVDTFANKIETGYGKRHISEITTQVDFEKIAGITDFIYQNMPFMLTDSDYVRMEQQLVSPEFVDQQLSHDVEMIMMPATGFFSSSITNDPLGLFSPVMQRLQSKQSSMPFEIENGYIFTPGRKYAIVMLTSPYGSMESANNSQLVEYVDSCAALTMQAVPGVAVATTGSPVIAVGNAVQIKSDSQWAISIAVTLILTLLVFSFRRVKNLLLIGFAIIFGWLFAMGFIAVMRSDVSLIVLGIGSIIIGIAVNYPLHFIAHTDHGGTIRDVLKEMIAPLLIGNITTVGAFASLMPLNAPALRDLGLFAAFMLVGTILFVLIFLPHLVKQRSEAVEERLTFGKLSTASPERHRWLLWIIFALTIVLGYFSLGISFDTNMHHINYMTDEQKALLSDLQASAGLNDTSNVYIVTEGDTWDEALSRRAQLSAVLDSLKQQQQLNKFTDVTTYVCSMDEQQHRLQLWNNFWAKHRQQVLSSISSRAPEYGFSDDAFTGFAEIVSADYSPQPFEHFDIVRSVLLTSSFSNSTGACSVVDVIDASNKDREHLEAVLNSSAEEKVYAFDFMGMNGAVAKSLSDDFNYIGFACGFIVFLFLWLSFGRLELSLLAFLPMAMGWLWILGLMYLFGMQFNIVNVILATFIFGQGDDYTIFITDGLLNEYAYKKKLLPSFKNSIIISALIMFIGIGSLIVAKHPALHSLAEVTIVGMLTVVLMAWIVPPFIFGWLVRNQGKTRPEPVTIEHIVRTFYSAVVYLFELSYGCVLGLLSRLVPMNAAKREAWFHRVIEKSMRADVNNIWGVKFHVRNDVGEDFSRGSVMICNHQSMLDPIYVLSLNPKIIVMVGGKVWRNPIVNTMFRLSRFINADAPIEVLQEKVSRAVADGYNVLIFPEGRRTDDHVARFHRGAFHLAQLADADLLPLYLHGAGHVMPKGSGIASRGVVTIEIGKRIPASELSRYGATPMDMAHNFHEIYVERYAQMKREIETTHYFHHYLISKYTYKGIGVEKETRRLLKRFDDFSRWIDGSCDAEEVSIVNAGRGQFSLMFALVHPDVTVHSYATDADDAAILDACEPKPSNLRVYCVDSVETALKSAGNSKVIDVEEVRG